From Aerosticca soli, a single genomic window includes:
- a CDS encoding FitA-like ribbon-helix-helix domain-containing protein: MANLIVRNVDDAIANALKQRASRHGISAEAEHRRILEQVLLRPRRKSFLEVLRQMPDVGRDEDFARQDGQPAAKVFD; the protein is encoded by the coding sequence ATGGCCAATCTGATCGTGCGCAATGTCGACGATGCCATCGCCAACGCGCTGAAACAGCGCGCGAGCCGCCACGGCATCAGCGCCGAGGCCGAGCACCGCCGCATTCTGGAACAGGTGCTGCTGCGACCGCGCCGCAAATCCTTCCTCGAAGTGTTGCGCCAGATGCCGGACGTCGGCCGCGACGAGGACTTCGCACGGCAGGATGGGCAGCCCGCAGCGAAGGTCTTCGACTGA
- a CDS encoding type II toxin-antitoxin system VapC family toxin: MYLLDTNVVSELRKGARANAGVIGFVERVASEDAPTYISVITLGELRRGVELIRHRGDLPQAEALESWLQVLLDDYADQILEFGAEEAQVWGRLRVPQPENALDKQIAATALTCGLTLVTRNLRDFAATGAPLLNPFEETPA; encoded by the coding sequence ATGTATCTGCTCGACACCAACGTCGTCAGCGAGCTGCGCAAGGGTGCGCGCGCCAACGCTGGTGTCATCGGCTTCGTCGAGCGCGTCGCGAGCGAAGACGCCCCGACCTACATCAGTGTCATCACGCTGGGCGAGCTGCGCCGCGGCGTCGAGCTGATTCGCCACCGCGGCGACCTGCCGCAGGCCGAAGCGCTGGAAAGCTGGCTGCAAGTGCTGCTGGACGACTACGCCGATCAGATCCTGGAGTTCGGTGCCGAGGAGGCCCAGGTGTGGGGCCGGCTGCGCGTGCCCCAGCCCGAGAACGCGCTCGACAAGCAGATCGCCGCCACTGCGCTCACCTGCGGGCTGACGCTGGTGACGCGCAATTTGCGCGACTTCGCCGCCACCGGCGCGCCCTTGCTCAACCCCTTCGAGGAGACACCCGCATGA
- a CDS encoding addiction module protein, which yields MNITLPLQEMPSPDWHAQELVAREAAIARGEDTFEDWETARRQIEQSIR from the coding sequence ATGAACATCACCCTGCCGCTGCAAGAGATGCCATCGCCGGATTGGCATGCGCAGGAACTCGTCGCGCGCGAGGCAGCCATCGCCCGTGGCGAGGACACCTTCGAGGACTGGGAAACCGCGCGACGACAAATCGAACAGAGCATCCGGTGA
- a CDS encoding site-specific DNA-methyltransferase has protein sequence MDAQTKTPIQVAYERRNKDLDPQLVWRGKDVQDWSDLVVHAPPVYIQEKIHPKALIDDLRRQTEAGAAQQAGAVADLFADFNGLPEGAERTDFYQHDAHWSNRMILGDSLQVMASLAEREGLRGQVQCIYFDPPYGIKFNSNFQWSTTSRDVKDGNAEHITREPEQVKAFRDTWRDGIHSYLTYLRDRLTVARDLLTESGSIFVQIGEENVHRVRAVLDEVFGDTNFVSQINFKTTGGAGSPTGGTETLASVNNFILWYAKNGAAIKYRQPYRPKKDLGGGAAAYNKLDFFDASDRRTATEEERERIPVGARLYCVDNLTSQSSGGPQFFDVPFRGKVIPVGKSGWKTTVAGMVRLGQSQRLELAGQTLRYVRYVDDFPVYPLNNSWDDTVTAGFSSDKLYVVQTNPKVIERCILMATDPGDLVLDPTCGSGTTAYVAEQWGRRWITLDTSRVALALARARIMGARYPYYLLADSPEGQRKEAEVTRAAPSTRPTHGSIRQGFVYERVPHITLKSIANNAEIDVIWERFEAELKPLRERLSAALPVGWLARYRQQQKYTAPVPDTIQEWEIPREAPADWLDAAKTLLAEFWRLRIARQQEIDASIAAKAEFEYLYDRPYEDKKRVRVAGPFTVESLSPHRVLGVDENDELIDPAKQIAEPGGSYGQVRDFVSIILENLRTAGVQQAHKQDKIDFTALNPWPGDLVCAEGRYLEGETERRAAIFIGPEFGTVSRPDLVEAAREAADAGFDVLIACAFSFDAHAGEFSKLGRVPVLKARMNADLHMAEDLKNTGKGNLFVIFGEPDITLIEAADGQLQVRVNGVDVFDPSTGEVRSDGAEGIACWFIDTDYNQESFFVRHAYFLGAGDPYKALKTTLKAEIDADAWATLNSDTSRPFPKPKSGRIAVKVINHLGDEVMKVFRVSGDMQ, from the coding sequence GTGGACGCGCAGACCAAGACGCCGATCCAGGTCGCCTACGAGCGCCGCAACAAAGACCTCGACCCGCAGCTCGTCTGGCGCGGCAAGGACGTGCAGGACTGGTCCGACCTCGTGGTCCACGCCCCGCCGGTCTACATCCAGGAAAAGATCCACCCCAAGGCGCTGATCGACGACCTGCGCCGCCAGACCGAGGCCGGCGCGGCGCAGCAGGCGGGCGCGGTGGCGGACCTGTTCGCCGACTTCAACGGCCTGCCCGAGGGCGCCGAGCGCACCGACTTCTACCAGCACGACGCCCACTGGTCGAACCGCATGATCCTGGGCGACAGCCTGCAGGTGATGGCCAGCCTCGCCGAGCGCGAGGGCCTGCGCGGGCAGGTGCAGTGCATCTATTTCGATCCGCCCTACGGCATCAAATTCAACAGCAACTTCCAGTGGTCCACCACCAGCCGCGATGTCAAGGACGGCAACGCGGAGCACATCACCCGCGAGCCGGAACAGGTGAAGGCCTTTCGCGACACCTGGCGCGATGGCATCCACTCCTACCTCACGTATCTGCGCGACCGGCTCACCGTGGCGCGCGACCTGCTCACCGAATCCGGCTCGATCTTCGTGCAGATCGGCGAAGAAAACGTCCACCGTGTTCGTGCTGTTCTGGATGAAGTGTTTGGCGATACAAATTTCGTCAGCCAGATCAACTTCAAGACCACGGGTGGGGCCGGTTCTCCAACTGGGGGTACTGAAACCCTGGCGTCCGTCAACAACTTCATACTTTGGTACGCCAAGAATGGGGCGGCAATCAAGTATCGGCAGCCTTATCGCCCCAAAAAAGATTTGGGTGGGGGCGCAGCGGCGTACAACAAGCTTGACTTCTTCGATGCGTCTGACCGCAGAACGGCTACAGAAGAAGAACGTGAGCGCATTCCTGTTGGTGCGAGGCTTTACTGCGTTGACAACTTGACGAGTCAGAGTTCGGGAGGACCGCAATTTTTTGATGTCCCATTTCGAGGGAAAGTTATTCCAGTTGGGAAAAGCGGCTGGAAGACGACCGTGGCTGGAATGGTGAGGCTTGGCCAATCACAGCGGTTAGAGCTTGCAGGTCAGACGCTGCGCTACGTTCGTTATGTTGACGACTTTCCGGTGTATCCCTTGAATAACTCTTGGGACGATACAGTCACGGCAGGCTTCTCTTCGGACAAGCTGTATGTCGTGCAAACAAATCCGAAGGTGATCGAACGCTGCATTCTGATGGCCACCGACCCCGGCGACCTCGTCCTCGACCCGACCTGCGGTTCCGGTACCACCGCCTATGTCGCCGAGCAATGGGGCCGGCGCTGGATCACGCTCGACACCTCGCGCGTGGCCCTCGCCTTGGCCCGCGCCCGCATCATGGGCGCGCGCTATCCGTACTACCTGCTGGCCGACAGCCCGGAAGGCCAGCGCAAGGAGGCCGAGGTCACCCGCGCCGCGCCCTCCACGCGGCCCACCCACGGCAGCATCCGCCAGGGTTTCGTCTACGAGCGCGTGCCGCACATCACGCTCAAATCCATCGCCAACAACGCCGAGATCGACGTCATCTGGGAGCGCTTCGAGGCCGAGCTTAAGCCACTGCGCGAGCGGCTCAGCGCGGCACTGCCGGTCGGCTGGCTGGCCCGCTACCGCCAGCAACAGAAATACACCGCGCCGGTGCCCGACACGATCCAGGAATGGGAAATCCCGCGCGAGGCGCCGGCCGATTGGCTGGATGCGGCCAAAACACTGCTGGCCGAGTTCTGGCGCCTGCGTATCGCTCGCCAACAGGAGATCGACGCATCCATCGCCGCCAAGGCGGAGTTCGAATACCTCTACGACCGGCCGTATGAGGACAAAAAACGCGTGCGCGTGGCCGGGCCGTTCACGGTGGAGAGCCTCTCGCCGCACCGCGTGCTGGGCGTGGACGAAAACGACGAGCTGATCGACCCGGCCAAGCAGATCGCCGAACCGGGCGGCAGCTACGGCCAGGTGCGCGATTTCGTGTCCATCATCCTGGAGAACCTGCGCACCGCCGGCGTGCAGCAGGCGCACAAGCAGGACAAGATCGACTTCACCGCGCTCAACCCCTGGCCGGGCGACCTGGTCTGCGCCGAGGGGCGGTATCTGGAAGGCGAGACCGAGCGCCGCGCGGCGATCTTCATCGGCCCCGAGTTCGGCACCGTGTCGCGGCCCGATCTGGTGGAGGCCGCGCGCGAGGCCGCCGACGCTGGCTTCGACGTGCTGATCGCCTGCGCGTTCAGCTTCGACGCCCACGCCGGCGAGTTCAGCAAGCTCGGCCGCGTGCCGGTGCTGAAAGCCCGCATGAACGCCGACCTGCACATGGCCGAAGACCTCAAGAACACCGGCAAGGGCAACCTGTTCGTGATCTTCGGCGAGCCGGACATCACCCTGATCGAAGCCGCCGACGGCCAGCTCCAGGTGCGCGTGAACGGCGTCGACGTGTTCGATCCCTCAACCGGCGAAGTGCGCAGTGACGGGGCGGAGGGCATCGCCTGCTGGTTCATCGACACCGACTACAACCAAGAGAGCTTCTTCGTGCGCCACGCCTACTTCCTGGGCGCGGGCGACCCCTACAAGGCGCTCAAGACCACGCTCAAGGCCGAGATCGATGCCGACGCCTGGGCCACGCTGAACAGCGACACCTCGCGGCCCTTCCCCAAGCCCAAGAGCGGCCGCATCGCGGTGAAGGTGATCAACCACCTGGGGGATGAGGTGATGAAGGTGTTTAGGGTGTCAGGAGACATGCAATGA
- a CDS encoding TIGR04255 family protein: protein MTDAWPKLAKPPIVEAVLDFDCDVPPDKTLKLLEQPAREAFADRYSDVVPRYLQEMQVGSDQDGMLNSSLRQSLEAWMFRQADGKQLVQIRQAGFSFNRLAPYDGFETYLPEIERVWNLYRELAAPISVRTLRLRYINRILLPLVGGRVDLHVYLGSQPTLPDEARLTLSGFINQYFAVDAVTGHQVAVTFAAQPPEDDKLPVIFDNAVSASGEWEPADWSAMYSVLESLRDLKNMIFFKTVKQPCLDLFQ from the coding sequence ATGACCGATGCCTGGCCGAAACTCGCCAAGCCGCCTATCGTCGAGGCCGTGCTCGATTTCGATTGCGACGTGCCGCCCGACAAAACGCTCAAGCTGCTGGAGCAGCCGGCCCGGGAGGCCTTTGCCGATCGATACTCCGATGTCGTGCCGCGTTACCTGCAGGAAATGCAGGTCGGTTCTGACCAGGACGGCATGTTGAACTCGTCACTGCGACAGTCATTGGAGGCCTGGATGTTTCGCCAAGCCGATGGCAAGCAACTGGTCCAAATACGGCAAGCCGGTTTTTCGTTCAACCGGCTTGCACCCTACGACGGTTTCGAAACCTACCTTCCGGAGATCGAGAGGGTCTGGAATCTTTATCGGGAGCTTGCCGCGCCCATATCGGTTCGAACCCTGCGACTTCGCTACATCAACCGCATTCTCTTGCCACTGGTCGGAGGCCGGGTGGACCTCCACGTGTATTTGGGTTCGCAGCCGACACTGCCCGACGAGGCTCGTCTGACGCTGTCTGGCTTCATCAATCAATATTTCGCCGTGGATGCTGTTACGGGGCATCAGGTGGCGGTCACGTTCGCGGCGCAGCCACCCGAAGATGATAAGCTGCCGGTTATTTTCGACAATGCAGTATCGGCAAGTGGAGAATGGGAGCCTGCGGACTGGAGCGCCATGTACAGTGTTCTGGAATCCTTGCGTGACCTAAAGAACATGATTTTTTTCAAGACGGTGAAACAGCCATGTTTGGATTTGTTTCAATGA
- a CDS encoding c-type cytochrome: MSPSDQGFLRQFSLLIGGLVVLTIVLIFAGYTIYSHQPKETDHASSRQVAMRIAPDGAVYAGDTGRAAMQAAQEAAAKAAASQVAYGGTTDGKTIYDNLCHSCHTAGVAGAPKLGDKAAWAPRIAQGIDTLVKHAIEGYHGPDGNFMPPKGGNPALTDEQVKNAVQWIVDQAK, from the coding sequence ATGAGCCCATCCGACCAGGGTTTCCTGCGCCAGTTTTCGCTGCTGATCGGCGGACTGGTGGTGCTGACCATCGTGCTGATCTTCGCCGGCTACACCATCTACAGCCACCAGCCGAAGGAAACCGACCACGCCTCCAGCCGTCAGGTCGCCATGCGCATCGCCCCCGATGGCGCGGTGTATGCCGGCGACACCGGCCGGGCCGCCATGCAGGCCGCGCAGGAAGCCGCCGCCAAGGCCGCCGCCTCGCAGGTCGCCTACGGCGGCACCACCGACGGCAAGACCATCTACGACAACCTGTGCCACAGCTGCCACACCGCCGGCGTGGCCGGCGCGCCCAAGCTGGGCGACAAGGCCGCCTGGGCGCCGCGCATCGCGCAGGGCATCGACACCCTGGTCAAGCATGCCATCGAGGGCTACCACGGCCCCGACGGCAACTTCATGCCGCCCAAGGGCGGCAACCCGGCCCTGACCGACGAGCAGGTGAAGAACGCCGTGCAGTGGATCGTCGACCAGGCCAAGTAA